Below is a genomic region from Drosophila albomicans strain 15112-1751.03 chromosome 2R, ASM965048v2, whole genome shotgun sequence.
tataaactacAATACCTATATAATCGAAAACATTTAAAGCCATTTGTTGTTATACATCgtttattcaattataattcatTATCATCTGCTATTACAATTAAGCATAATCAAAAAAAAcctacaacaaatttaaaatatgcattatgCTATAACAGTGCTGTTTGTATTTtatcgtttttttcttttggttgacattcatttcattctatATGTTTACGagatatatatttctttaagtATTAAGTTGTCACTAAAAgctaattaacaaattgttcCAGTGTCGCAAAGCTGAAGGCAAGTTGTAtctttgagtgtgtgtgtgtgtgtcttgtaCTCCTTTTCCTAAGTCTCCACCAGAATGTGCGTAAAGAGGCTGTGCATCCTGCGCTCGACTTCCTTGTAGACAAGTGAGTTGAGACCATCGGAGTGCATGCGCAGCGAAGCAGCTCGCAGCAGTGCCAAGCGATTCTCATTGGGAGTCTCCTGTTTGTGCTTCAGCATTGTGTATTCACTGTACGCCGGATCGAAGCGACAAATATCCACGCCAAGCACTTTCAGGCGCTCATACAGATCATCATCCTCGCCGCCCCAGCCGTGATATAAATTGGACATGCCATTAACCATGTTGTACTGTGACATACTCATGGCCACGACGCCACCAAAGAGCGTTCGATATGGCAAATGGAAGCGCCAACTGTCGAGTGCGGAGCTCATGTGGCGCGGCAGCTTGGAGCACGCATAGATCTGGCCGGAATTCAGTGGCATCAAGTCCACATCATGCAGTATTAAGCAAGGATAGTCATAGCTAGCTGCCACCTTAGCGCCAATGTTGAAGAGCATGGCTCTGTTGAAGGGCTTTCGATCGCTTTGCTCCACCACAAAGATTCGATAATGGATGAACTGCATTCGCAGATAGTTGTGCATGTAGCTGAGAAACGCCGCTAGCTGCTCCTGTCGATCCCG
It encodes:
- the LOC117573815 gene encoding beta-1,4-galactosyltransferase 1 yields the protein MLIRLCQHNFHIFDLLVFSAAITLIVYISLPQRFALRYDYIPQEHFEESLLAATTPNISASQLAPDCSYKEVIADSRFVYDAFHREKIHRGEEIRLGGEYQPEDCRPRFSTAIIVPYRDRQEQLAAFLSYMHNYLRMQFIHYRIFVVEQSDRKPFNRAMLFNIGAKVAASYDYPCLILHDVDLMPLNSGQIYACSKLPRHMSSALDSWRFHLPYRTLFGGVVAMSMSQYNMVNGMSNLYHGWGGEDDDLYERLKVLGVDICRFDPAYSEYTMLKHKQETPNENRLALLRAASLRMHSDGLNSLVYKEVERRMHSLFTHILVET